A genomic stretch from Desulfovibrio sp. TomC includes:
- a CDS encoding phosphate/phosphite/phosphonate ABC transporter substrate-binding protein has product MRRREFLLAGLLMPWLTACGHDEDAVRVDLSRREEPTLRKLPRAVTYAYLPQYAHTVSYERHRLLLEYLTRATGLSLRQVFPDTFEEHVRMVERGEIDISFSNPFAYIRMAASGARAFARIIEPSGKPDFKSQIICRRDNKALSSLADCRGKRWMAVDPSSAGGYLYALGEFLDNGIHRADFAEISFAPGPGGKQEKVVLAVFAGVCDIGSVRDGALDILRDRIDLGQIRVLAESKAYPGWVYCARPGLPPETTGKIARAFFALNPERPDDAVILTTAGMRGIIPAVDADYNSVRRLAEKLGLDAMAGGDE; this is encoded by the coding sequence ATGCGGCGAAGGGAGTTCCTGCTGGCGGGCCTTTTGATGCCTTGGCTGACCGCCTGCGGTCACGATGAGGACGCCGTGCGCGTGGACCTCTCCAGGCGCGAAGAACCCACCCTGCGAAAGCTCCCCAGGGCCGTCACCTACGCCTACCTGCCCCAGTACGCCCACACCGTTTCCTACGAACGCCATCGCCTGCTTCTGGAATACCTCACCCGGGCCACCGGGCTTTCCCTGCGCCAGGTGTTTCCCGACACCTTCGAGGAACACGTGCGCATGGTGGAGCGCGGCGAGATCGACATCTCCTTTTCCAATCCCTTCGCCTATATCCGCATGGCCGCCAGCGGAGCCAGGGCCTTCGCCCGCATCATCGAACCGTCGGGCAAGCCGGATTTCAAAAGCCAGATCATCTGCCGCCGCGACAACAAGGCGCTTTCCTCCCTGGCCGACTGCCGGGGCAAACGCTGGATGGCCGTGGACCCGTCATCGGCCGGCGGCTATCTGTACGCGCTGGGCGAATTTCTCGACAACGGCATCCATCGGGCCGACTTCGCCGAGATTTCCTTTGCCCCGGGACCGGGCGGCAAGCAGGAAAAGGTCGTCCTGGCTGTGTTTGCCGGCGTCTGCGACATCGGCTCGGTGCGCGACGGCGCCCTGGACATCCTGCGCGACAGGATCGACCTCGGCCAGATCCGCGTCCTGGCCGAAAGCAAAGCCTATCCCGGCTGGGTCTACTGCGCCCGCCCGGGGCTGCCCCCGGAGACCACGGGCAAGATCGCCAGGGCCTTTTTCGCGCTTAATCCCGAGCGGCCAGACGACGCCGTCATCCTGACCACGGCCGGCATGCGCGGCATCATCCCGGCCGTTGACGCCGACTATAATTCCGTGCGCCGCCTGGCCGAAAAGCTTGGCCTCGACGCCATGGCCGGGGGCGACGAATGA
- a CDS encoding protein-tyrosine phosphatase family protein, with protein MAAQNHAYPLTWVTSHLAVGGAPMSHAQLDSLKSQGVTAILNLCGEFCDLHEIEAAAGFEVHYLPIPDEGAPDMAALETALAWLDEAIYLGKKALIHCRHGIGRTGTVLNAYLLRRGLGHKGAAKVLRPLRSKPANFDQWRTIRRYGKTAGKLTVREPRLESGRAVNLAPFLADYAALAALAGQAAAGVPCCGRDTDACCRRPLWLSLIEAVALARAIDLGLPSEVRHSVIEQSAEASREMDDLTRRYGDSRELCLSAWSRLCPLARDGACLVLANRPITCITYGAPGEAVAALWENTLEPGLTELSRQVFLALAGALGDGALPYFALPDVASGRYVSAVFQYLLALSRR; from the coding sequence ATGGCCGCCCAAAACCACGCCTATCCCCTGACCTGGGTGACCAGCCATCTGGCCGTGGGCGGCGCGCCCATGTCCCATGCGCAGCTCGACTCCCTGAAAAGCCAGGGCGTGACCGCCATCCTCAACCTGTGCGGCGAATTTTGCGACCTCCACGAAATCGAGGCCGCCGCCGGCTTCGAAGTCCATTATCTGCCCATCCCCGACGAAGGCGCGCCGGACATGGCCGCCCTGGAAACCGCCCTGGCCTGGCTCGACGAGGCCATCTACCTCGGCAAAAAGGCGCTCATCCACTGCCGCCACGGCATCGGCCGCACCGGCACGGTCTTAAACGCCTATCTGCTGCGCCGGGGCCTTGGCCACAAGGGCGCGGCCAAGGTGCTGCGGCCGCTGCGCTCCAAGCCGGCCAATTTCGACCAGTGGCGGACGATTCGCCGCTATGGCAAGACCGCCGGGAAGCTCACCGTGCGCGAGCCCCGGCTGGAATCCGGCCGGGCCGTCAATCTGGCTCCGTTTCTGGCCGATTACGCCGCCCTGGCCGCCCTGGCCGGGCAGGCGGCGGCCGGTGTCCCGTGTTGCGGCCGCGACACCGACGCCTGCTGCCGCCGGCCGCTGTGGCTGTCGCTGATCGAAGCCGTGGCCCTGGCCCGGGCCATCGACCTGGGGCTGCCAAGCGAGGTGCGCCACAGCGTCATCGAGCAATCGGCCGAGGCCTCGCGGGAGATGGACGACCTGACCCGGCGCTACGGCGATTCCCGGGAGCTGTGCCTGTCGGCCTGGTCGCGGCTGTGTCCGCTGGCCCGGGACGGAGCGTGTCTGGTCCTGGCCAACCGCCCCATCACCTGCATCACCTACGGCGCGCCCGGCGAAGCCGTGGCCGCCCTGTGGGAAAATACCCTGGAACCGGGTCTGACCGAACTGTCGCGCCAGGTGTTCCTGGCCCTGGCCGGCGCCCTGGGCGATGGGGCGCTGCCCTACTTCGCCCTGCCCGACGTGGCCTCGGGACGCTACGTCTCGGCGGTGTTTCAATATCTGCTGGCCCTTTCCAGGCGTTGA
- a CDS encoding PAS domain-containing protein — MMPRLSALSFRTKINCGIVLIVGLIAIPLAYLTWRAAAESLQAETRKRGLVLSENLAMRVSDAMLSMDLLRLKNMVDELDKVDDISYAFILDRQGSVLVHTFTGGFPVELLDVNAPREGKPNIRLLDTGREFIDDFAAPVVIVGTPFGTARIGLSRTKAEAAADRLALMIVFYSAAAMVAALAPSTLFARRVTERINRLKLHAEEVVKGNLDHRAGPSVLRPCSAILDCDKTLCPAYGDKSRRCWLTASPDQRGDGPESCRDCPVYRDQKGDEIQDLAETFDVMAVSLKTHLDELRQAERVLSRQERLLRTILDATPDFVCLIDENSNYLAVNRAFATFVGRPTEAIVGSTDRDIYPEDEGPDMHRENRRVLDAGRPSDREVGFRRPGAPQWLHIVRVPVTDPAGRVIGLLRTARDVTQLKQFQEQLIQSQKMESIGKLAGGVAHEINTPLGVILGYSQLLQEDVPADSQIRADLQTIEKQAKVCRKIVADLLGFSRQAESAKIEMCFNNSLMEAISLVRHALSLDKIAIVTDLDERMPIIYGDPEKLKQVWINLLSNARDALAGRGGAILVRSRLFAADQRVTAWFGDTGPGISPDNQSRIFDPFFTTKPVGQGTGLGLSVSFGIINDHGGAIRVETPAPEGFFDALTTGDEDAPGTVFVVDLPLEHEETLGGQRPADSTEA, encoded by the coding sequence ATGATGCCCCGCCTGTCGGCGCTCAGTTTCCGCACCAAGATCAACTGCGGCATCGTGCTCATCGTCGGGCTGATCGCCATTCCCCTGGCCTACCTGACCTGGCGGGCCGCGGCCGAATCGCTCCAGGCCGAGACCCGCAAACGCGGACTGGTGCTGTCGGAAAACCTGGCCATGCGGGTGTCCGACGCCATGCTGTCCATGGATCTCTTGCGCCTTAAAAACATGGTCGACGAGCTCGATAAGGTCGACGACATCAGCTACGCCTTTATCCTCGACCGCCAGGGCAGCGTGCTGGTCCATACCTTCACCGGCGGCTTTCCCGTGGAGCTGCTCGACGTCAACGCCCCCCGGGAGGGCAAGCCCAACATCCGCCTGCTCGACACCGGCCGGGAGTTCATCGACGATTTCGCCGCCCCGGTGGTCATTGTCGGCACGCCGTTTGGCACGGCCCGCATCGGCCTGTCGCGCACCAAGGCCGAGGCCGCCGCCGACCGGCTGGCCCTGATGATCGTTTTTTATTCCGCCGCGGCCATGGTGGCCGCCCTGGCCCCGTCCACGCTCTTTGCCCGGCGCGTCACCGAACGCATCAATCGCTTGAAACTCCACGCCGAAGAGGTGGTCAAAGGCAACCTCGACCACCGGGCCGGACCGTCCGTCCTTCGCCCCTGTTCGGCCATCCTCGACTGCGACAAGACCCTGTGCCCGGCCTACGGCGACAAGAGCCGCCGCTGCTGGCTGACGGCCTCGCCGGACCAGCGCGGCGACGGGCCGGAATCCTGCCGGGACTGCCCGGTCTACCGCGACCAGAAGGGCGACGAGATTCAGGATCTGGCCGAGACCTTCGACGTCATGGCCGTGTCGCTCAAAACCCATCTCGACGAGCTGCGCCAGGCCGAACGGGTGCTCTCGCGCCAGGAACGCCTGCTGCGCACCATCCTCGACGCCACCCCGGATTTCGTCTGCCTCATTGATGAAAATTCCAACTATCTGGCCGTCAACCGTGCCTTTGCCACCTTCGTCGGCCGCCCCACGGAGGCCATCGTCGGCAGCACCGACCGCGACATCTACCCCGAGGACGAAGGCCCGGACATGCACCGGGAAAACCGCCGGGTGCTCGACGCCGGCCGGCCAAGCGACCGCGAAGTGGGCTTTCGCCGCCCAGGCGCGCCGCAGTGGCTCCATATCGTGCGGGTGCCGGTCACCGACCCGGCCGGCCGGGTCATCGGGCTGTTGCGCACGGCCCGCGACGTCACCCAGCTCAAGCAGTTCCAGGAGCAGCTCATCCAGTCCCAGAAGATGGAGTCCATCGGCAAACTGGCCGGCGGCGTGGCCCATGAAATCAACACGCCGCTTGGCGTCATCCTCGGCTATTCCCAGCTCCTCCAGGAAGACGTCCCGGCCGATAGCCAGATCCGGGCCGATTTGCAAACCATCGAGAAACAGGCCAAGGTCTGCCGTAAAATCGTGGCCGACCTGCTCGGTTTTTCGCGGCAGGCCGAAAGCGCCAAGATAGAAATGTGTTTCAACAATTCGCTTATGGAAGCCATCAGCCTCGTGCGCCACGCCCTGTCCCTGGACAAGATCGCCATTGTGACGGATCTCGACGAGCGGATGCCCATCATTTACGGCGACCCGGAAAAACTCAAACAGGTCTGGATCAATCTCCTGTCCAACGCCCGCGATGCCCTGGCCGGACGGGGCGGGGCCATCCTGGTGCGTTCGCGGCTCTTTGCCGCAGACCAGCGGGTCACGGCCTGGTTTGGCGACACCGGCCCCGGCATCAGCCCGGACAACCAGAGCCGCATCTTCGATCCCTTTTTCACCACCAAGCCCGTGGGCCAGGGCACCGGCCTTGGACTGTCCGTGTCCTTTGGCATCATAAACGACCACGGCGGGGCCATCCGGGTAGAGACCCCGGCCCCGGAAGGCTTTTTCGACGCCCTGACCACTGGCGACGAAGACGCGCCTGGCACGGTCTTCGTCGTCGATCTGCCCCTTGAACATGAAGAAACCCTCGGCGGGCAGCGCCCGGCCGATTCCACGGAGGCATAA
- a CDS encoding DsrE family protein has product MQILITLSSPDPEIKWNTVRFGNFLLSEGEDVTIFLNGPAVDLMAGDSPQFPIAEQAKLFGLSEGVLAAUGKCLGIHGVEANAPVTLSNMPFLYAAMQAADRIMNF; this is encoded by the coding sequence ATGCAAATACTTATCACCCTGTCCAGCCCGGACCCCGAGATCAAGTGGAACACCGTACGCTTCGGCAATTTTCTGCTGAGCGAAGGCGAAGACGTCACCATCTTCTTAAACGGCCCGGCCGTGGACCTCATGGCCGGCGACAGCCCGCAGTTTCCCATCGCCGAACAGGCCAAGCTCTTTGGCTTAAGCGAAGGCGTGCTGGCAGCCTGAGGCAAGTGCCTGGGCATCCACGGCGTGGAAGCCAACGCTCCGGTCACCCTGTCCAATATGCCGTTTCTCTATGCCGCCATGCAGGCCGCCGATCGCATCATGAATTTCTAG
- a CDS encoding PEP/pyruvate-binding domain-containing protein — MFSKELFRRWTYQVFAPGVLLREKYNAFRELLRFDDACLELIAAIEDIHYGGAAVDWARVVHLTRRLRTSVGELVDRLARLSPSRHLDLPEYARKVDFYVQMALDLPGGDMSPPFVAPLAELAGDLARGGGKAANLARAAAEARVPVPDGFVATTGAFRYFLEACELRPGIDRLLRRVDLARPDAVADIAGEIRSLILTARVPEEVAGPIAEAAARLGQGPQGTVLQLAVRSSAVAEDGRASFAGQYESVLGVDPAGAVAAYRRVVAGKYTAKAITYRVLTGYADEETPMAVLFLPMLPAAASGVLYTRDSADLDAPMTVYAVPGLGADLVEGAASPERLALSHAPPHFLLDRQTLDAPLLTEAAASRLASLGLALERTFGTPQDVEWVISPDGRPTILQSRPMAVEDGPSLAQEAPTPPRPVGLPPLLTGGMRASGGCATGIVRFAATILDIDAIAPGTVLVTPTLPTTLARAVDRLAAVIAVSGSRAGHFASVAREFGLPVITGAADAFSALTEDMEVTVDADAALVYPGQVAALLARTAAPRAGEGSPVAERLARLVPLVAGLTLTDPSSPDFTPAKVRSLHDVVRFAHEKAVTEMFSLVGESGRGLASAKRLRSHLPLTMYVLDLGGGVFESAAGDKELRPDQIKSAPMWALWSGLAADDAPWPEGPPITDDAALDRTSAGLFINDSKHLASYAVISDTYAHAMLRFGYHFTVVDALCGPEDAQNYVNFRFKGGGAGFDQRTLRLSCIRRVLTHFGFEVRAAGDLLDASLTRIPEKTAQKRLAMLGCLLAASRMLDIRLASEADADAWVAAFLERTDR, encoded by the coding sequence GTGTTTTCCAAGGAACTCTTTCGCCGCTGGACCTATCAGGTCTTTGCCCCGGGCGTACTGTTGCGGGAAAAGTACAACGCCTTTCGGGAGCTGTTGCGTTTCGACGACGCCTGCCTGGAACTCATTGCCGCCATCGAGGACATCCACTACGGCGGCGCGGCCGTGGACTGGGCCCGGGTGGTCCATCTGACCCGCCGGCTGCGCACCTCGGTCGGCGAACTGGTGGACCGCCTGGCCCGCCTGTCCCCCTCCCGCCACCTCGATCTGCCCGAATACGCCCGCAAGGTGGATTTCTACGTCCAGATGGCCCTGGACCTGCCGGGCGGGGACATGTCCCCGCCCTTTGTCGCCCCTCTGGCCGAACTGGCCGGCGACCTAGCCCGGGGCGGGGGCAAGGCCGCCAATCTGGCCCGGGCCGCCGCCGAGGCCCGGGTGCCGGTGCCGGACGGCTTTGTGGCCACCACCGGGGCGTTTCGCTATTTTCTCGAGGCTTGCGAACTGCGCCCGGGCATCGATCGCCTGCTTCGCCGGGTGGATCTGGCCCGGCCCGATGCCGTGGCCGATATTGCCGGTGAGATCCGAAGCCTCATCCTGACAGCCCGGGTGCCCGAGGAAGTGGCCGGCCCCATTGCCGAAGCCGCTGCCCGCCTGGGCCAAGGGCCGCAGGGAACCGTGCTGCAGCTGGCCGTGCGCTCCTCGGCCGTGGCCGAGGACGGCCGGGCCTCCTTTGCCGGCCAGTACGAGAGCGTGCTTGGCGTCGATCCGGCCGGAGCCGTGGCCGCCTACCGCCGGGTGGTGGCCGGCAAGTACACGGCCAAGGCCATCACCTACCGGGTGCTGACCGGCTACGCCGACGAAGAAACGCCCATGGCCGTCCTCTTTTTGCCCATGCTGCCGGCGGCCGCGTCCGGGGTGCTCTATACCCGCGACAGCGCCGACCTGGACGCGCCCATGACCGTCTACGCCGTGCCGGGCCTGGGCGCGGACCTCGTCGAGGGCGCGGCCAGCCCCGAGCGTCTGGCCCTGTCCCACGCGCCGCCCCACTTTCTGCTTGATCGCCAGACCCTGGACGCCCCGCTGTTGACCGAAGCCGCAGCCAGCCGGCTGGCCAGCCTGGGACTGGCCCTGGAGCGGACCTTTGGCACGCCCCAGGACGTTGAATGGGTCATCAGCCCGGACGGCAGGCCAACCATCCTGCAATCGCGGCCCATGGCCGTGGAGGATGGCCCGTCTCTGGCCCAAGAGGCTCCAACGCCGCCGCGACCGGTTGGCCTGCCCCCCCTTTTGACCGGCGGCATGCGCGCCTCGGGCGGCTGCGCGACCGGCATCGTGCGCTTTGCCGCCACCATTCTGGACATCGACGCCATTGCTCCGGGCACGGTCCTTGTCACCCCCACCCTGCCCACCACCCTGGCCCGGGCCGTGGACCGCCTGGCCGCCGTCATCGCCGTCTCAGGCAGCCGGGCCGGCCATTTCGCCTCGGTGGCCCGGGAGTTCGGCCTGCCGGTCATCACCGGGGCCGCCGACGCCTTTTCGGCCCTGACCGAAGACATGGAAGTGACCGTCGATGCCGACGCCGCCCTGGTCTACCCCGGACAGGTGGCCGCCCTCCTGGCCCGCACCGCCGCGCCCAGGGCCGGCGAAGGCTCGCCCGTGGCCGAGCGGCTGGCCCGGCTGGTGCCGCTGGTGGCCGGGCTGACCCTGACCGACCCGTCTTCGCCGGATTTCACCCCGGCCAAGGTCCGGTCGCTCCATGACGTCGTGCGCTTTGCCCATGAAAAAGCCGTCACGGAAATGTTTTCCCTGGTCGGCGAATCCGGCCGGGGGCTGGCCTCGGCCAAACGCCTGCGCAGCCACCTGCCGCTGACCATGTACGTCCTGGACCTTGGCGGCGGCGTGTTCGAGTCTGCCGCCGGCGACAAGGAACTGCGCCCCGACCAGATCAAAAGCGCCCCCATGTGGGCCTTGTGGTCCGGGCTGGCCGCTGACGACGCTCCCTGGCCCGAGGGGCCGCCGATTACCGACGACGCGGCCCTTGATCGCACCAGCGCCGGCCTTTTTATCAACGACTCCAAGCATCTGGCCAGCTACGCCGTCATCTCCGACACCTACGCCCACGCCATGCTGCGTTTTGGCTACCATTTCACCGTGGTTGACGCCCTGTGCGGTCCCGAAGACGCCCAGAACTACGTCAATTTCCGGTTCAAGGGCGGCGGGGCCGGCTTTGACCAGCGCACCCTGCGCCTGTCCTGCATCCGCCGGGTGCTGACCCATTTTGGCTTTGAGGTGCGGGCCGCCGGCGACCTGCTCGACGCATCCCTCACCCGCATTCCGGAAAAAACCGCCCAGAAACGGCTGGCCATGCTCGGCTGCCTGCTGGCCGCCAGCCGGATGCTCGACATCCGTCTGGCCAGCGAGGCCGACGCCGACGCCTGGGTCGCGGCTTTTCTCGAACGCACCGACCGCTGA
- a CDS encoding response regulator, which produces MADIIVLDDVIDAGVVIKRILERKGHSVAVFTEEEEALTHVAKKTPALAILDMKLKKLSGVEVLEEIKKRSPTTRVIMLTGYPTLETARESVRLGACEYCVKPIDKDELERKVEEALAAPLPGEG; this is translated from the coding sequence ATGGCCGACATCATCGTGCTTGACGACGTCATTGACGCCGGGGTCGTCATCAAACGCATTCTGGAGCGCAAGGGACACAGCGTCGCCGTCTTTACCGAGGAGGAGGAGGCGCTCACCCATGTGGCCAAAAAAACCCCGGCCCTGGCCATCCTCGACATGAAGCTCAAAAAACTGAGCGGCGTGGAAGTGCTCGAAGAGATCAAGAAACGCTCGCCCACAACCCGGGTCATCATGCTGACCGGCTATCCCACCCTGGAAACGGCCCGGGAATCGGTGCGCCTGGGGGCCTGCGAATACTGCGTCAAACCCATCGACAAGGACGAACTCGAACGCAAGGTCGAGGAAGCCCTGGCGGCCCCGTTGCCGGGCGAAGGCTGA